The following coding sequences lie in one Calidithermus timidus DSM 17022 genomic window:
- a CDS encoding GNAT family N-acetyltransferase produces MERLRLAPVDDAGRRLIEAWFEDPELARRLSPPDAAWWLLQHGTPGVELWLAWQGQEAVGYLQGEPDEHDPTTFHFAFAVRPDLRGRGYGRRMLQAMLEHPNLARFRRFVASVEPDNQASLRCLESQGFTPRSLEPDESGFLALGYARPGP; encoded by the coding sequence GTGGAACGGCTGCGACTGGCCCCCGTGGATGACGCGGGGCGAAGACTGATCGAAGCCTGGTTTGAAGACCCCGAGCTCGCCCGCAGGCTCTCCCCTCCGGACGCGGCCTGGTGGCTGTTGCAGCACGGCACCCCCGGCGTCGAGCTCTGGTTGGCCTGGCAGGGGCAGGAAGCCGTGGGCTACCTGCAGGGCGAGCCCGACGAGCACGACCCCACCACCTTCCACTTCGCCTTCGCGGTGCGCCCCGATCTGCGCGGACGGGGCTACGGTAGGCGCATGCTACAGGCCATGCTCGAGCACCCCAACCTCGCCCGCTTCCGGCGTTTTGTGGCCTCGGTGGAGCCTGACAACCAGGCCAGCCTGCGCTGTCTGGAGTCGCAAGGCTTCACCCCGCGCAGCCTCGAGCCCGACGAGAGTGGATTCCTGGCGCTGGGCTACGCCCGCCCCGGCCCGTAG
- a CDS encoding molybdopterin-containing oxidoreductase family protein, whose protein sequence is MTRTARATCPLDCPDACSLILTLDDDAGRLLKVEGDPAHPFTRGFACVKTYRYPERNHHPLRPLYPMRRSGPKGSGRFERVSWEEALDAIAERLREVLERHGGEAVLPYHYAGTMGLHQYAHPLAFFRAIGACELDETICATAGAAAWEATYGSPRYGIDPEDVPKAKFIFLWGINSLHTNTHLTPLLKEARHKGAKIVHVDPYENLTSRFADEHVRLRPGSDGALAYAMAHVILREGLYDAAYLARATQGFEGYRAVAEEWTPERAEAVTGVPAATIERLALEFARAKASLIRTSYGMTRHPGGASAQRAVLLLPALIGAWQYRGGGALLTTSGAFRLERSYLGGAHLLSGTHEHKGFFRPNPAVRHVNMTQLGSALTRLDPPVRALFVFNSNPLVVAPNTALVQQGLAREDLFTVVLEQAMTETAHYADYLLPATTFLEHPDLYTAYGHFYLSWNEPVMRPQGEARPNTWVFAELARRLSLEEPTLYWSAEDLARSLLASDHPWLEGITLERLKAEGFVRLNTPREFLPFKDGANTQSGKVRFDPPPPVILTEPDEAFPLILMTPPAKHFLNSSYGHVERLVQGEGGEPVLLVHPKDAAAYGVKDGRRVRIRSRHGAVVRKARVSEAPMPGTVVLEGIWWERYAPDGKGANWLTGEHLTDMGAGSTFHSNPVRLEALD, encoded by the coding sequence ATGACCCGCACGGCTCGAGCCACCTGCCCCTTGGACTGCCCCGACGCCTGCTCGCTGATCCTCACCCTCGACGACGACGCGGGCCGGCTCCTGAAGGTGGAGGGCGACCCCGCCCACCCCTTCACCCGGGGCTTTGCCTGCGTCAAGACCTACCGCTACCCCGAGCGCAACCACCACCCCCTGCGCCCCCTCTACCCCATGCGCCGAAGCGGGCCCAAGGGATCGGGGCGCTTCGAGCGGGTGAGCTGGGAGGAAGCCCTCGACGCCATCGCCGAGCGGCTGCGCGAGGTGCTCGAGCGGCACGGCGGCGAAGCGGTGCTGCCCTATCACTACGCCGGGACCATGGGCCTGCACCAGTACGCCCATCCCCTGGCCTTCTTCCGCGCCATCGGGGCCTGTGAGCTCGACGAGACCATCTGCGCCACGGCGGGAGCGGCGGCCTGGGAGGCCACCTACGGCTCACCCCGCTACGGCATCGATCCCGAGGACGTGCCCAAGGCGAAGTTCATCTTCCTGTGGGGCATCAACAGCCTGCACACCAACACCCACCTCACCCCCCTTCTCAAAGAAGCCCGCCATAAGGGGGCGAAGATCGTCCACGTAGACCCCTACGAGAACCTCACCTCCCGCTTCGCCGACGAGCATGTCAGGCTGCGGCCCGGCAGCGACGGGGCGCTGGCCTATGCAATGGCCCACGTGATCCTGCGCGAGGGGCTCTACGACGCGGCCTACCTGGCTCGAGCCACCCAGGGCTTCGAGGGGTACCGAGCGGTGGCCGAGGAGTGGACCCCCGAGCGGGCCGAAGCGGTCACGGGCGTTCCGGCGGCCACCATCGAGCGGCTGGCGCTCGAGTTCGCCCGGGCCAAAGCCAGCCTCATCCGCACCAGCTACGGCATGACCCGCCACCCCGGCGGGGCCAGCGCCCAGCGGGCGGTGCTGCTGCTGCCCGCCCTCATCGGGGCCTGGCAGTACCGGGGTGGGGGGGCTTTGCTCACCACCTCGGGGGCCTTCCGGCTGGAGCGCAGCTACCTGGGCGGGGCCCACCTGCTCAGCGGAACGCACGAGCACAAGGGCTTTTTTCGCCCCAATCCCGCCGTACGCCACGTCAACATGACCCAGCTTGGCAGCGCCCTCACCCGCCTGGACCCGCCCGTGCGGGCGCTGTTCGTCTTCAACTCGAATCCCCTGGTCGTGGCCCCCAACACCGCCCTGGTGCAGCAGGGCCTGGCACGAGAGGACCTTTTCACGGTGGTGCTCGAGCAGGCCATGACCGAGACCGCCCACTACGCCGACTACCTGCTCCCCGCCACCACCTTTCTCGAGCACCCCGACCTCTACACCGCCTACGGCCACTTCTACCTCTCCTGGAACGAGCCGGTGATGAGGCCGCAGGGCGAGGCCCGCCCCAACACCTGGGTCTTCGCCGAACTCGCCCGGCGGCTCTCCCTGGAGGAGCCCACCCTCTACTGGAGCGCCGAGGACTTGGCCCGAAGCCTCCTCGCAAGCGATCACCCCTGGCTCGAGGGGATCACCCTCGAGCGCCTCAAGGCCGAGGGCTTCGTGCGGCTCAACACCCCCCGCGAGTTTTTGCCCTTCAAGGACGGGGCCAACACCCAAAGCGGCAAGGTGCGCTTTGACCCGCCCCCACCCGTGATCCTCACCGAGCCCGACGAGGCCTTCCCCCTCATCCTCATGACCCCACCCGCCAAGCACTTCCTCAACTCCAGCTATGGTCACGTCGAGCGTCTGGTGCAGGGCGAGGGTGGCGAGCCGGTGCTGCTGGTGCACCCCAAAGACGCCGCTGCCTACGGCGTGAAGGACGGGAGACGGGTGCGTATCCGCTCGCGCCACGGCGCGGTGGTGCGCAAAGCCCGCGTGAGCGAGGCCCCCATGCCGGGGACGGTGGTGCTGGAGGGCATCTGGTGGGAGCGCTACGCCCCCGACGGCAAGGGCGCGAACTGGCTCACCGGCGAGCACCTCACCGACATGGGCGCGGGCTCCACCTTTCACTCCAACCCGGTGCGGCTGGAAGCCCTGGACTGA
- a CDS encoding primosomal protein N' gives MQALRVALPLPLEPMSYLPPHTPQGEEALEYRHRQGPHSPSLGRRVVVPWRGELRVGIVVGLEDSAHKGFTLRHAVAYLEPYPWLRPQDIHFLEQAAQELFAPLGSVLADLLPFLEPPLKHRLRLLPGTATSVLPSGLESLAEGWQEGRGYDPKLLDYLREGGVLEELVEEQRPSRQILVPLKTPDTALSAKGRLALETLHALGRAESMAALAQQAGVSAGVVRGLVEKGYAAFQESPLELPIGAQPQAVPIGDRPAVEGRALEPLPLPPEAQRISGGRWLLRLRALSGLVREGPTLVLFPEVAQLKRCLPHFPHALPFHGELSPELRRQIFHRIAGEGLSPGGVVLSTYQGLLLPFSPRRIVVMEEGSDAYKLSAGSRAFIPYLAELRAKLAGIPYTTVSLVSSLESEWELRQGHGLPLQPPRLHLLDMRQERGWPISGAAVNLLQQVAEKKRQAVVLVARRGYSALLRCKHCDWKAMCPDCALPLRLHRAGRAGRLLCHQCGHEEKAPPLCPQCGSEVFEPRGPGVEWLLEALQAAVPSLPRYRYTAEEKDRLEPLLAGEPGLLVGTTAILRAPTLPELALVLLPYAEGFLLDSDFRASERYHRLLWQLTELHPRRRPLLALQTFDPAHPAHLSLQQADPEGFLRNELLLRRALDYPPVQRMIKLELSHAKEPVARDAAMELAEFLRGRTRPGELLGPAPAPVPKVRGQYVFHLLLKGSTQRLRELMQGLPPARARLRIDPDPHSFVGLLED, from the coding sequence GTGCAAGCGCTGCGCGTGGCCCTGCCCCTGCCACTCGAACCCATGAGCTACCTTCCCCCCCACACCCCCCAGGGGGAGGAGGCCCTTGAGTACCGGCATCGCCAGGGGCCGCACAGCCCTTCACTGGGGCGGCGGGTGGTGGTGCCCTGGCGCGGCGAGTTGCGGGTGGGGATAGTGGTGGGTCTCGAGGATAGCGCCCACAAGGGTTTCACCCTGCGCCACGCGGTGGCCTACCTCGAGCCCTACCCCTGGCTCAGGCCCCAGGACATCCATTTCCTCGAGCAGGCCGCCCAGGAACTCTTCGCCCCGCTGGGCAGCGTGCTGGCCGACCTATTGCCCTTCCTCGAGCCCCCCCTCAAGCACCGCCTGCGCCTGCTCCCCGGCACCGCCACCAGCGTGCTGCCCAGCGGCCTGGAGAGCCTGGCGGAGGGCTGGCAGGAGGGCCGGGGCTACGACCCCAAGCTGCTGGATTACCTGCGCGAGGGCGGGGTGCTCGAGGAGCTCGTCGAGGAGCAGCGCCCCTCGCGGCAGATCCTAGTCCCCCTCAAAACCCCCGACACTGCCCTCAGCGCCAAGGGCCGCCTGGCCCTGGAGACCCTGCACGCCCTGGGCCGGGCCGAGAGCATGGCCGCGCTGGCCCAGCAGGCCGGGGTGAGCGCAGGCGTGGTCAGGGGGCTGGTGGAAAAAGGCTACGCCGCCTTCCAGGAGTCGCCGCTCGAGCTGCCCATCGGTGCACAGCCGCAGGCTGTCCCGATAGGGGATCGTCCCGCTGTCGAGGGGCGCGCCCTCGAGCCCCTGCCCCTACCCCCCGAAGCGCAGCGCATCAGCGGGGGGCGCTGGCTCTTGCGCCTGCGCGCGCTCAGCGGCCTGGTGCGCGAAGGCCCCACCTTGGTGCTCTTCCCCGAAGTGGCCCAGCTCAAGCGCTGTCTGCCGCACTTTCCCCATGCCCTCCCCTTCCACGGTGAGCTCTCGCCTGAGCTGCGCCGCCAGATCTTCCATCGGATTGCCGGTGAGGGTCTGTCCCCGGGGGGTGTGGTCCTCTCGACCTACCAGGGCCTGCTGCTCCCCTTCAGCCCCCGCCGCATCGTGGTGATGGAGGAAGGCAGCGACGCCTACAAGCTCTCGGCGGGCTCGAGGGCCTTCATCCCCTACCTGGCCGAGCTGCGGGCTAAGCTGGCGGGCATCCCCTACACCACCGTCTCGCTGGTGAGCAGCCTCGAGTCCGAGTGGGAGCTGCGCCAGGGACACGGGCTGCCGCTCCAGCCCCCCCGCCTCCACCTGCTCGACATGCGACAGGAGCGGGGCTGGCCCATCTCGGGAGCGGCGGTCAACCTGCTGCAGCAGGTGGCCGAGAAGAAGCGCCAGGCAGTGGTGCTGGTGGCCCGGCGGGGCTACAGCGCCCTGCTGCGCTGCAAGCACTGCGACTGGAAGGCCATGTGTCCCGACTGCGCCCTGCCACTGCGCCTGCACCGGGCCGGGCGAGCGGGCCGCCTGCTGTGCCACCAGTGCGGTCACGAAGAGAAGGCTCCCCCGCTGTGCCCGCAGTGCGGCTCGGAAGTCTTCGAGCCCAGGGGGCCGGGGGTGGAGTGGCTGCTCGAGGCCCTGCAAGCCGCGGTTCCCTCCCTCCCCCGCTACCGCTACACCGCCGAGGAGAAGGATAGGCTCGAGCCCCTCCTGGCGGGCGAACCGGGCCTGTTGGTGGGCACCACCGCCATCCTGCGCGCCCCCACCCTGCCCGAGCTGGCCCTGGTGCTGCTGCCCTACGCCGAAGGCTTCCTGCTGGACTCGGATTTTCGCGCCTCAGAGCGCTACCATCGCCTGCTGTGGCAGCTCACCGAGCTGCACCCCCGCCGCCGCCCCCTGCTGGCGCTGCAAACCTTCGATCCCGCCCACCCCGCCCACCTCTCCCTCCAGCAGGCCGACCCCGAGGGCTTCCTGCGCAACGAGCTGCTGCTGCGTCGCGCGCTGGACTACCCCCCCGTCCAACGCATGATCAAGCTCGAGCTCTCCCACGCCAAGGAGCCCGTAGCCCGCGACGCGGCGATGGAGCTGGCCGAGTTCCTGCGGGGCCGCACCCGGCCGGGCGAACTGCTGGGCCCAGCCCCCGCCCCCGTGCCCAAGGTGCGCGGCCAGTACGTATTTCACCTGCTCCTAAAAGGCTCTACCCAGCGCCTGCGAGAGCTCATGCAGGGCCTGCCTCCGGCCAGAGCCCGCCTGCGCATCGATCCCGACCCGCACAGTTTCGTAGGGCTGCTGGAGGATTAG
- a CDS encoding MFS transporter has protein sequence MHLAVLLCGTLLYAALYSTVPLLPALERLFGAPHGSAGLGISLPFLALVLLSPLVPRLRLPVGRVLGGGLLLVGLFGVVAALAPSLEVWTLARGLQGVAAAAVPGLSLALLPRLFPNRAQQMAGIWVAGNVLGGGLGRALGGILGEALGVRLALLALTLPLAIPALWLLRARDTLDLPAPRYSLSSWPLYWLGFSLLFINFFVANLLPYRLEALGLSQSQIGGVMLAYLAGIPGSALTGRLAARFGEVRALRLAFGVVAAGLLLQFPDRPWLILLGFVLMMAGLFTAQGLGGAASGRGGSGVSGTYVAAFYLGGTMAGLVYPPFLHLGAGLALGLALSVAALSWGLAARALQR, from the coding sequence ATGCACCTCGCCGTACTGCTCTGTGGCACCTTGCTCTACGCTGCGCTCTACAGCACGGTTCCGCTGTTGCCCGCCCTCGAGCGCCTCTTTGGCGCACCGCACGGCTCGGCGGGGCTGGGCATCAGCCTGCCTTTTCTGGCCCTGGTGCTGCTCTCGCCCCTCGTCCCCCGGCTGCGGCTGCCGGTGGGGCGGGTGTTGGGCGGGGGGCTCTTGCTGGTGGGCTTGTTCGGGGTGGTCGCAGCGCTGGCGCCAAGCCTCGAGGTCTGGACGCTGGCGCGGGGCTTGCAGGGGGTAGCTGCCGCCGCGGTTCCGGGGCTCTCGCTGGCCCTGCTGCCCAGGCTCTTCCCCAACCGAGCGCAGCAGATGGCCGGGATTTGGGTGGCGGGGAACGTGCTGGGCGGAGGGTTGGGGCGGGCACTGGGCGGGATACTGGGGGAGGCGCTGGGGGTGCGACTGGCCTTGCTGGCGCTCACGCTCCCGCTGGCGATCCCCGCTCTCTGGCTGCTGCGCGCGCGCGACACCCTGGACCTGCCCGCCCCGCGCTACTCGCTGTCGTCCTGGCCGCTGTACTGGCTGGGATTCTCCCTGCTGTTCATCAACTTCTTCGTCGCCAACCTGTTGCCATACCGCCTCGAGGCCCTGGGCCTCTCCCAATCCCAGATCGGGGGGGTGATGCTGGCCTACCTGGCCGGGATCCCCGGCAGCGCCCTCACCGGGCGGCTGGCCGCCCGCTTCGGGGAGGTGAGGGCCCTGCGGCTGGCCTTCGGGGTGGTCGCAGCCGGGCTGCTGCTCCAATTCCCCGACCGGCCTTGGCTCATCCTGCTGGGCTTCGTGCTGATGATGGCGGGGCTGTTCACCGCGCAGGGCCTGGGCGGGGCAGCCTCCGGGCGAGGGGGCAGCGGCGTGAGCGGAACCTATGTGGCGGCTTTCTACCTGGGCGGGACAATGGCCGGGCTGGTGTATCCACCGTTTTTGCACCTGGGCGCGGGACTGGCTCTGGGGCTGGCCCTCTCGGTAGCTGCGCTGTCTTGGGGGCTGGCGGCCAGGGCGCTCCAGAGATGA
- a CDS encoding MMPL family transporter: MFARLGHWVTRHPFAVLIAWAIVVFFSAPLAEHAPKALSASASSVSSGEAQQVARILERSFGQELPDRSLVVSEGLPATDPRFRQAYERLVGRLERIEGVLSLTRFDTPSPLKLHSEDYRVTVTVLQTRLENPDPVIAAIRAELRSAAIPQTRFYLTGSSAITEDFLHLVEKDIRRSELVALPLVAVVLLLAFGTFVAAGIPLVVGLISITVGMAMLYGLTQLTEVSSFAQSVITMLGLGAGIDYALIMVNRFREELARGQPPREAAIHTTRTAGRAVAFSGLTVAVAMASLFVPDLTFIRSMGLGGVLAILLTVLASVTAVPALLCLLGERVNWPQRFALRAASSGQTLPLFRRWAEAVMRRPWFFTVSVTAVMLALAWPLLGMRLGYTGAFGLSPSVESRKGLELIRSLELGGSLDAFEVLLDLGEGGFTPEARRRWSQLEQSLSALPEVRLVISPFLAGRVSLGDSSSGLADLLSLTQRSISQDRRYLRLSVIPKEPVQAPEIPLWAQKLRQQARQAGFDKVLLGGSPIGAMEFNNVLIQATPLAILMVFAATFVLLSLVFRSLLIPLKSILMNTLTIGATYGVITLIFQEGFLGGLFNVDPETASLDPSLPITLFAVLFGLSMDYEIFLLSRIQEYHLRGLSTREAVKAALERTAGVITSAAAIMIIVFSAFVSSELVVNKAIGFGLALAVFLDATLIRLILVPAVMLLAGKWNWWLPERLRRRLPKVSLESH, encoded by the coding sequence ATGTTCGCCCGTCTTGGTCACTGGGTCACCCGCCATCCCTTTGCGGTGTTGATCGCCTGGGCAATCGTGGTGTTCTTCTCCGCCCCCCTGGCCGAGCACGCACCCAAGGCGCTGTCGGCCAGCGCCTCCTCGGTCTCCAGCGGCGAGGCACAGCAGGTCGCGCGGATCCTCGAGCGCTCCTTCGGCCAAGAACTCCCCGACCGCTCGCTGGTGGTGAGCGAGGGCCTCCCCGCCACCGACCCGCGTTTCCGCCAGGCTTACGAGCGGCTGGTGGGGCGGCTGGAGCGCATCGAGGGGGTGCTGAGCCTAACCCGCTTCGACACCCCCAGCCCCCTCAAGCTGCACTCGGAGGACTACCGGGTTACGGTGACCGTGCTCCAGACCCGCCTGGAGAACCCCGACCCCGTCATCGCCGCCATCCGCGCCGAGCTGCGTTCGGCAGCTATCCCCCAGACCCGTTTCTACCTCACCGGCTCCAGCGCCATCACCGAGGATTTCCTGCACCTGGTGGAGAAGGACATCCGGCGCAGCGAGCTGGTAGCGCTGCCGCTCGTAGCCGTGGTGCTGCTCCTGGCCTTTGGGACTTTCGTGGCCGCGGGCATACCGCTGGTGGTGGGGCTGATCTCCATCACCGTCGGCATGGCCATGCTCTATGGCCTCACCCAGCTCACCGAGGTCTCCAGCTTCGCCCAGAGCGTCATCACCATGCTGGGCCTGGGAGCAGGCATCGACTACGCCCTGATCATGGTCAACCGCTTCCGCGAGGAGCTGGCGCGGGGGCAGCCACCCCGCGAAGCCGCCATCCACACCACCCGCACCGCCGGGCGGGCGGTGGCCTTCAGCGGGCTCACCGTGGCGGTGGCCATGGCCTCGCTGTTTGTCCCCGACCTGACCTTCATCCGCTCGATGGGACTGGGCGGGGTGCTGGCCATCCTCCTCACCGTGCTGGCCTCCGTCACCGCCGTCCCGGCGCTGCTCTGCCTGCTGGGCGAGCGGGTCAACTGGCCTCAGCGTTTCGCCCTGAGGGCCGCCAGCAGCGGCCAGACCCTGCCCCTCTTCCGCCGCTGGGCCGAGGCCGTCATGCGCCGCCCCTGGTTCTTCACCGTGAGCGTCACCGCAGTCATGCTGGCGCTGGCCTGGCCCCTCCTCGGCATGCGGCTGGGCTACACCGGGGCCTTCGGGCTCTCCCCCAGCGTGGAGTCGCGTAAGGGTTTGGAGCTCATCCGCTCGCTCGAGCTCGGCGGCAGCCTCGACGCCTTCGAGGTACTCCTCGACCTGGGTGAGGGGGGGTTCACCCCTGAGGCCCGGCGGCGCTGGAGCCAGCTCGAGCAATCCCTCTCCGCCCTCCCCGAGGTGCGGCTGGTGATCTCCCCCTTCCTGGCCGGGCGGGTCTCGCTAGGCGATAGCTCCAGCGGCCTCGCCGACCTGCTCTCCCTCACCCAGCGTTCCATCAGCCAGGACCGGCGCTACCTGCGCCTTTCGGTCATCCCCAAGGAGCCGGTTCAGGCCCCCGAGATCCCCTTGTGGGCCCAGAAGCTGCGACAGCAGGCCCGGCAGGCGGGCTTCGACAAGGTGCTGCTGGGCGGCAGCCCCATCGGGGCGATGGAGTTCAACAACGTGCTCATCCAAGCCACGCCCCTCGCCATCCTGATGGTCTTCGCCGCCACCTTCGTGCTGCTGAGTCTGGTCTTCCGCAGCCTGCTGATCCCGCTGAAGTCCATCCTGATGAACACCCTCACCATCGGCGCGACCTACGGCGTGATCACCCTGATCTTCCAGGAAGGCTTCCTGGGCGGACTCTTCAACGTGGACCCCGAGACCGCCTCGCTCGACCCCAGCCTGCCCATCACCCTGTTCGCGGTGCTGTTTGGGCTGTCCATGGACTACGAGATCTTCCTGCTCTCGCGCATCCAGGAATACCACCTCCGCGGCCTGTCCACCCGCGAGGCGGTGAAGGCGGCGCTCGAGCGCACCGCCGGCGTCATCACCAGCGCCGCCGCTATCATGATCATCGTGTTTTCCGCCTTTGTCAGCAGTGAGCTGGTGGTCAACAAGGCCATCGGCTTCGGCCTGGCGCTGGCGGTCTTCCTCGACGCCACCCTGATCCGACTGATCCTGGTCCCCGCCGTGATGCTCCTCGCAGGCAAGTGGAACTGGTGGCTGCCCGAGCGCCTGCGCCGCAGGCTGCCCAAGGTGAGCTTGGAGAGCCACTAG
- a CDS encoding GAF domain-containing protein, protein MKRVHSHRALLELLRQLVGSVSTDELFQRALHGALELIPSADAGSIVVRGRDGYRYAALAGFDPRLVQDIRFSFEQTLAWYGGSLQQALQARPQAHRVEYHPSGLKQLEAAMEGFHWTLVVPIPLAGEIEAVLNLDRRNPEPFPAEALELAEELGKSLEVVLHSLRDQERLHQRLQREEALSRVLASLSSFKDAEALWASLPQLVTELLPLEQASALRREGEVLRVVSSLSPDLPPGYLVPKGVGMSWQAIERRQVEFALFSDPRVYLVSGSDPQGYHPAYGRQAIPKGIVHAAFVPLFNSQGEALGVLAFYGEQAFAPEDAALLKVLAQGVGSVLSRLDAQAAQARQVLRLEALAKATQALGPAHSVEEVCRRTVEEALRQTHAVSALLSRLNPVDESLEVIAAAGYAAEQAVGMRFYHGQGMAWQVYRNKAPLFVADASGVEAARFASGKRSTGAYLGVPLSDLEGQFIGVLSVDTAGQGDLARPGRITPEDRYILEALAQVAGVAISRLSALEQAQRRAEDYRALVQMSADLETLTDPLEVAQRALKTMLALSGMEAGGFYMLQGEPPHFWPVVNLGSFPPKLLELYRHFPIGPQDGMLGRVWQEGRTLYARDYQTLPEALPGYLEVGFRSMIITPVRQKGEPYGLLALGSFSRVVSLDPDAVRLLEAIARRLERALERATYLEEITRTREAALRALGLGLELRDLETKGHTDRVVALSQALGERLGFADLEGLRLGAYLHDLGKMAVPDEVLQKAGQLSTGEWRIMKTHPQIGYEMLQALSFLPEVALNVVRYHHERWDGSGYPLGLRGEEIPLEARIFAVVDVYDALSHARPYKEAWDPEAVRSELEAQAGKTLDPEVVRAFLDLLA, encoded by the coding sequence GTGAAGCGCGTTCACAGCCACCGAGCCCTGCTCGAGCTCCTGCGCCAGCTCGTCGGCTCGGTGAGCACGGATGAGCTCTTCCAGCGGGCTCTGCACGGGGCCCTCGAGCTCATCCCCTCTGCCGACGCGGGCAGCATCGTGGTGCGAGGAAGGGACGGCTACCGTTACGCCGCCCTGGCCGGGTTCGATCCTCGGCTGGTGCAGGATATTCGCTTCTCCTTCGAGCAGACCCTCGCCTGGTACGGCGGCAGCCTGCAGCAGGCCCTGCAGGCTCGCCCCCAGGCCCACCGCGTCGAATACCACCCCTCCGGGCTGAAGCAGCTCGAGGCTGCTATGGAGGGTTTCCACTGGACGCTGGTAGTGCCCATCCCTCTGGCGGGGGAGATCGAAGCCGTACTCAACCTCGACCGCAGAAACCCCGAACCCTTCCCAGCAGAGGCCCTCGAGCTGGCCGAGGAGCTGGGCAAGAGCCTGGAGGTGGTGCTGCACTCGCTACGCGACCAGGAGCGCCTGCACCAGCGTTTACAGCGTGAGGAAGCCCTCTCGAGGGTGCTGGCCTCGTTGAGCAGCTTCAAGGACGCCGAGGCTCTGTGGGCCTCCCTGCCGCAGCTCGTCACCGAGCTGCTGCCCCTCGAGCAGGCCTCCGCGCTGCGCCGCGAGGGCGAGGTATTGCGGGTGGTGAGCAGCCTCAGCCCGGACCTTCCCCCTGGCTACCTCGTCCCCAAGGGGGTGGGAATGTCCTGGCAGGCCATCGAACGCCGCCAGGTGGAATTCGCCCTCTTCTCCGACCCCCGCGTCTATCTGGTCAGTGGATCCGACCCGCAGGGCTACCACCCGGCGTACGGGCGCCAGGCCATCCCAAAGGGGATCGTCCACGCTGCCTTCGTGCCCCTCTTCAACTCCCAGGGCGAGGCGCTGGGGGTGCTGGCTTTCTACGGCGAGCAGGCCTTCGCCCCTGAGGACGCCGCGCTGCTGAAGGTGCTGGCGCAGGGGGTGGGCAGCGTCCTCTCCAGGCTTGATGCCCAAGCCGCCCAGGCCCGACAGGTGCTGCGGCTCGAAGCCCTGGCCAAGGCCACCCAGGCCCTCGGCCCGGCCCACAGCGTCGAGGAGGTCTGTCGGCGCACTGTAGAGGAGGCCCTGCGCCAGACCCACGCGGTCTCCGCTCTGCTCAGCCGCCTGAACCCAGTCGACGAGAGCCTGGAGGTGATCGCAGCAGCCGGATATGCCGCCGAGCAGGCCGTGGGAATGCGCTTTTACCACGGCCAGGGAATGGCGTGGCAGGTTTACCGCAACAAAGCACCCCTCTTCGTCGCCGACGCCTCCGGGGTGGAAGCAGCGCGGTTCGCCTCCGGCAAGCGCAGCACCGGGGCCTACCTTGGGGTCCCCCTCTCCGACCTGGAAGGGCAGTTTATCGGGGTGCTCTCGGTAGACACCGCCGGGCAGGGCGACTTGGCGAGGCCAGGGCGCATCACCCCGGAAGACCGCTACATCCTCGAGGCGCTGGCTCAGGTAGCCGGGGTCGCCATCTCCAGGCTCTCCGCGCTCGAGCAAGCCCAACGCCGGGCCGAGGACTACCGGGCGCTGGTGCAGATGTCCGCCGACCTCGAGACCCTCACCGATCCCCTCGAGGTCGCCCAGCGGGCCCTCAAAACCATGCTAGCCCTCAGCGGCATGGAGGCTGGTGGGTTTTACATGCTCCAGGGCGAACCACCGCATTTCTGGCCGGTGGTGAACCTAGGGAGCTTCCCACCAAAGCTGCTGGAGCTCTACCGCCACTTCCCCATTGGCCCCCAAGACGGGATGTTAGGCCGGGTCTGGCAGGAGGGGCGCACCCTGTATGCACGGGATTATCAAACCCTTCCCGAAGCCCTACCGGGCTACCTGGAAGTGGGCTTCCGCTCCATGATCATCACCCCCGTGCGTCAGAAAGGCGAGCCCTATGGACTGCTGGCCCTGGGCAGCTTCAGCCGGGTGGTGAGCCTCGATCCCGATGCCGTGCGACTGCTCGAGGCCATTGCGCGGCGGCTAGAGCGGGCTTTAGAGCGGGCGACTTACCTCGAGGAGATCACCCGCACCCGCGAAGCCGCCCTGCGGGCGCTGGGCCTGGGTCTGGAGTTACGCGACCTTGAGACCAAGGGTCACACCGACCGGGTAGTGGCCCTGAGCCAAGCCCTGGGAGAGCGGTTGGGCTTTGCCGACCTGGAAGGCCTGCGGCTGGGAGCCTACCTGCACGACCTGGGCAAAATGGCAGTCCCCGACGAGGTTCTGCAGAAAGCCGGGCAACTGAGTACGGGGGAGTGGCGCATCATGAAAACCCACCCCCAGATCGGCTACGAGATGCTGCAAGCGCTCTCCTTCCTGCCGGAAGTAGCCCTCAACGTGGTGCGTTACCATCACGAACGCTGGGACGGCTCGGGCTACCCGCTGGGCCTGCGCGGTGAGGAGATCCCGCTCGAGGCTCGCATCTTCGCCGTGGTAGACGTCTATGACGCCCTCTCCCACGCCCGCCCCTACAAGGAAGCCTGGGATCCTGAGGCCGTGCGCTCAGAACTCGAGGCCCAAGCCGGCAAGACCCTCGACCCCGAGGTGGTGCGGGCCTTCCTCGATCTGCTGGCCTGA